Below is a genomic region from Castanea sativa cultivar Marrone di Chiusa Pesio chromosome 2, ASM4071231v1.
AACAGGTATGTTGGGGTCTCCAAACCACgatatttgtttcattttcgTTTTTATACTGTATTTTTATAACGTTTTCAAAGATCTTGAACAGAATAAAAAGCGTAAGTAATGAATTTAATATATTGTCTCGTATATTACTACTAATTATGATGTTTATTAATCATATTttatgtctttttgttttttactcgTTATACTATTTTTGTAAACATATTCATAATGTGGCTGAAAATGAAACATCTATcaattgaagaatttgagtcTCTAAATTCAAGTTCCATGAGatacttgaaaaagaaaaatcataaaagttTATACATATTTTTGATCATAAATTTTCGTTAAATTTAACAGTAAAAAGCAAGTTAATTAGTTGAAGcgtaaaatgctaaaaataattattgagaaaattacaaaagtttgataaaaattataaaatacaaaaagaattattattaagaaaattacaaaggtttgataaaaattataaaatacaaaaacgcTAGAAGGAGGGCTTGAACCTCCGACCTTGTGGTTAACAGCCACACGCTCTAACCAACTGAGCTATTCCAGCTTGGTTGCTACCTAATTACTTCATATTACTTATTAATCAATTGATCTTACTCTCCCTCCCAGTCCAAGACGATGGGCCCAAATGGAGTCAGTTACGCGAGTTACCTTGTGTAATTGACCGTCATCACAAGACTCTTATGCTGGTCCTACTGGGTAAACAGAGCAGCTAACATGGCTGATGGCAGCCCATGAATTAAGTAGAGAGCCTCTTTGTAATTCTTTTGTGAGGTTGATGGATCCTTTTTATAGGGccatcaaattatttttttattttattttttttggtagtacCAGCGTTCTGCCTTGGTTGTATCCTGCTCGGATAAGTTTGTGCTCATTTAGTAAAATCTTTCAGTTTATCAAAAAGACACTCACGTGTGGTCGCTAGATTCCttatgttcttcttcttcttcttcttcttcttctttttttttttttttttttttttttttttttttttgtggctatTAATCTcacattaactttttttttttgagcaaaaagtaagcaatattttactaaaaaaaaactaagacaAATCCGATTGGATTACAATTTCCAAATCATTGAGTAAATCCTTTACCCAAACATCGATATCTGCAGCTAAAGCCGCTTGTCTAGCAAGTCTATGAGCCAAATGATTCCCATCCCGTCGAACATGTTGAAACTAACACTGTCGCAAAAAACTACCCAACCTCTTAGTCTCCTCAATAATATGACCAAAGAGAGTAAAACAACAATCCAAATCCTATAAAGCCTGTATGACACGAAGACAATCACCTTCAATCTGCACATTAAAGAAACTCAGCTCCCTAGCAAACTCAACAGCCCTTTTCCCTGCCAAAGCCTCTGCCATTTCCACCGATTGCACCAATGCCACGTTCTAACTCAAAGCAGCCAAGACATGGCCTTCACAATTCCTACACACAACCCCTATCCCCACTCAGTTTGAACCTTCCAGGATAGTagcatcaaaattaattttgtaacaCTCAGCTGATGGAGGAGACCATCGAACTGTAAGAGGGCAAACATGGATCAGCTTCTCCTTAAAGTGGATATCCCAGTACTCTTGAACCAAATCCCTAGCTCTACGGCCAACCTCATGGAGTTGCCATGTTCGTTGACGTTCCCTAACTCGATTCTGTCGTTCCCACAAACACCAAGCAATCATAGCAAACAAGGCACACCGAAAACCTAACCCAATAGAGAACAATGTCTCCAAAATCTCCAAAAAAAGACCTGCAATTCTTCTGagttaagaaaagaaaatgtaaagaaGACAACCACACAGCCCAAGCTTGATCACAGAGCCATAAGACATGCATGAGGGATTCCGACTGATCATTACAGCCATCACAGGTATCATCTAGAAGGAGATGCTGATGCTTCAGGTTTTTCTTTGTAGGAAAAGAGTCTCTTGTTGCTCTCCACAAGAAATGGCACACCTTGTTTGGAACTTTAAGCTTCCAAATCTTCTTCCAAATGCTATTCGAGGACATTGGAGAAGAAGAACTTGGCAAGGTAGAATTTTTAGCTTCCATAAGTAGACGATATGCACTTTGCACACTATAACTCCCAGATGGAGATAATGGCCAAATCAAGACATCCTCTGCCTCAACCTCTCCCACATATATACCCCCCACCTTCTTCTCTTCCCAAGTTAAAAAATAGCTAGCCAATTTACCTGGGTCCTAAGTCCTTGAGTTTGGATAAAACAAATCACATACCCGAACCACATTAGAATCGGCTCTAGGAGACACAATCTTACTACAACCTAGTTCAGGTAGCCATTGATGATCCCATATATTGATTGCTTCACCATTCCCAATCCTCCAAATTGCTCCCTTATGAATTACCTCCTGAGCCTGCAAAATACTTTTCCATGCATAAGAACTTTTCGGATGTACAAG
It encodes:
- the LOC142624974 gene encoding uncharacterized protein LOC142624974; the encoded protein is METNCTGKKSFMAMKLDMSKTYDRVECFFLEQILLKLGFQVSWVELIMECITLVSYSILVNGEPKGMITPSRGLRQGDPLSPYLFIFCVKGLNALLCGVASRGEIHGFSICKNGPKLTHLFFADECLIFCKSTLEECRKIQELLGHYEMASGQMINKEKTTLSFSKNTDVTTQEAIKVALQVPAIGHYEKYLELPSFVWCFIHNKDTLVYKVFSVKYFPNGNVLDALVHPKSSYAWKSILQAQEVIHKGAIWRIGNGEAINIWDHQWLPELGCSKIVSPRADSNVVRKVGGIYVGEVEAEDVLIWPLSPSGSYSVQSAYRLLMEAKNSTLPSSSSPMSSNSIWKKIWKLKVPNKVCHFLWRATRDSFPTKKNLKHQHLLLDDTCDGCFRCALFAMIAWCLWERQNRVRERQRTWQLHEVGRRARDLVQEYWDIHFKEKLIHVCPLTVRWSPPSAECYKINFDATILEEALAGKRAVEFARELSFFNVQIEGDCLRVIQAL